One genomic window of Marinobacter adhaerens HP15 includes the following:
- a CDS encoding DUF945 family protein — protein MNTKWMIAGAGVLAVAGGLPWVVGYVTEQQWHQATAEVNDAQPFLRMETDNYERGILGARFRGSVNLINPETGESQKLAYRANVTHGVTGSLMDFQPEDGWAAGDTDWFSGEEPRLTLETRLWGTAVLELEAPQMTLTDPDTGETLASSGGLARIEVSDAGSQADALMVWPGVTLSGPDLDIQVSDFRLEQTMSHLTGEVWTGSGEIAVESVAVTPASEAPFMLQGISVLSSSEPVNDGERLDSRMTFEVAGVSTADERYGPQRLVLALSGLDVAAWSNLTESLSSMQALAITQASGGPQQFEQQMAAMQQVNAAVRDLAAAGFSVGFPELTVTTPEGVIEGSARIAHPELTADQKAEMLMVMQQLTGKMDLSLPVALAEEYPEFRLQLAPLIKQGLLVEQGDRLVLDASMKDLVLDVNGVEIPLPPLL, from the coding sequence TTGAACACCAAATGGATGATTGCCGGCGCTGGTGTGCTGGCTGTAGCGGGCGGCCTGCCCTGGGTCGTGGGATACGTAACTGAGCAGCAGTGGCACCAGGCAACAGCGGAGGTGAACGATGCACAACCCTTCCTTCGCATGGAAACGGATAACTATGAGAGAGGTATTCTCGGGGCCCGTTTCAGAGGTTCGGTGAACCTGATCAATCCGGAAACCGGTGAATCCCAGAAGCTTGCCTATCGGGCCAATGTAACCCATGGCGTGACCGGCAGCCTGATGGATTTCCAGCCTGAGGATGGCTGGGCCGCCGGCGATACCGACTGGTTCTCCGGTGAGGAGCCGAGGCTGACCCTGGAAACCCGTCTCTGGGGTACTGCTGTTCTCGAACTCGAAGCGCCCCAGATGACCCTGACGGACCCGGATACCGGGGAGACCCTGGCCTCAAGTGGCGGCTTGGCAAGAATTGAGGTCAGTGACGCCGGTTCTCAGGCCGATGCCTTGATGGTCTGGCCGGGAGTAACCCTGTCCGGTCCGGACCTGGATATCCAGGTCAGCGACTTCCGCCTCGAGCAAACCATGAGTCATCTGACCGGTGAGGTCTGGACCGGCTCCGGCGAGATTGCGGTGGAATCGGTTGCTGTGACCCCGGCATCGGAAGCCCCGTTCATGCTTCAGGGGATTTCGGTTCTTAGCAGCAGTGAGCCGGTCAACGATGGTGAACGCCTGGATTCACGAATGACGTTCGAGGTCGCTGGCGTTTCAACGGCCGATGAGCGTTATGGTCCCCAGAGACTGGTGTTGGCATTGTCCGGGCTGGATGTGGCGGCCTGGAGCAACCTGACCGAGAGCCTTTCATCCATGCAGGCGCTGGCTATCACACAGGCCTCTGGCGGTCCCCAGCAGTTTGAGCAGCAGATGGCCGCTATGCAGCAGGTGAATGCCGCCGTTCGGGATTTGGCAGCAGCGGGGTTCTCGGTTGGTTTTCCAGAGCTGACCGTGACCACCCCGGAGGGTGTGATTGAAGGCAGCGCCCGGATCGCCCATCCGGAGTTGACGGCGGATCAGAAAGCAGAAATGCTGATGGTGATGCAGCAGTTGACCGGCAAAATGGATCTCAGTCTGCCCGTCGCGCTCGCGGAGGAATACCCGGAATTCCGGTTACAGCTGGCACCGCTGATTAAGCAGGGGCTGCTGGTCGAGCAAGGCGACCGGCTGGTGCTTGATGCCAGTATGAAGGATCTTGTGCTGGACGTGAACGGTGTGGAAATTCCTTTGCCGCCGTTGCTTTGA
- the ppk1 gene encoding polyphosphate kinase 1, translating to MTTETAKNQTAGDDRSVPAPVDVPPVGEEINLDANENYFNRELSQLQFNYRVLKQALDTTHPLINRLIFCCIFSSNMDEFFEIRVAGLRQQMKYGRETVGADGMMPDQALAEISRVAHEYIREQYDILNNVLIPEMEEQNIHFVRRREWTPEQAEWVRTYFEEEILPVVSPIGLDPSHPFPRLVNKSLNFIVELDGKDAFGRETGMAIVPAPRSLPRLVRLPDDVCNGGENLVFLSSMIHAHADELFPGMEVKGCYQFRLTRNADLELEDDLEDLASALRGELLSRRFGDGVRLEVADNCPEELVQFLLKEFGLTERDLYQVHGPVNLTRLMAVGGLVDRPDLTYSGFSPSIPKLIRSKESMFDAIRKRPILLLHPYENFSPVVDLLRQAAKDPQVLAIRQTLYRTGADSEIVEALADAARRGKEVTAVIELRARFSEAENLELASRLQEAGVIVVYGVVGYKTHAKMILIVRREEGRLRRYVHLGTGNYHAGNARLYTDYSFMTCDESISDDVNKLFQQLTGMGKALKIKKLFHAPFTLHARLLSLIDREAGFGEKGRIILKFNALTEIQLIKALYRASQAGVKIDLIIRGICCLRPEVPGLSENIRVRSIIGRFLEHTRVYYFGNNGRPDVYCSSADGMERNLLSRVETAFPLDDPDLAARVREDLDTYLADNCQSWVLQPDGSYIQNQPAEGEERLASQLVLLERLTGKT from the coding sequence ATGACAACGGAAACGGCGAAGAATCAGACGGCAGGGGATGACCGGAGTGTGCCTGCGCCGGTGGATGTGCCCCCGGTTGGTGAGGAGATCAACCTGGATGCCAATGAAAATTACTTTAACCGGGAACTGAGCCAGCTCCAGTTTAATTACCGCGTGCTCAAGCAGGCCCTGGATACGACGCACCCGTTGATCAATCGTCTGATTTTCTGCTGCATTTTCAGCAGCAACATGGACGAGTTCTTCGAGATCCGTGTGGCCGGTCTGCGGCAGCAGATGAAGTACGGCCGTGAGACCGTTGGTGCCGATGGCATGATGCCGGACCAGGCCCTGGCGGAGATCAGCCGTGTTGCTCACGAGTACATTCGCGAGCAGTACGACATACTGAACAATGTGCTGATTCCCGAGATGGAAGAGCAGAACATTCACTTTGTCCGGCGCCGGGAGTGGACGCCGGAGCAGGCGGAGTGGGTGCGCACTTATTTCGAGGAGGAGATCCTGCCGGTGGTCAGCCCCATCGGGTTGGATCCTTCGCACCCGTTCCCGCGTCTGGTCAACAAAAGCCTGAACTTCATTGTTGAGCTTGACGGCAAGGACGCCTTCGGGCGGGAAACCGGCATGGCGATTGTGCCGGCTCCGCGTTCGCTGCCCCGCCTGGTCCGTCTGCCTGATGATGTCTGCAATGGTGGCGAAAACCTTGTGTTCCTGTCGTCCATGATCCACGCCCATGCCGACGAGCTCTTCCCCGGCATGGAGGTGAAAGGCTGCTATCAGTTCCGGCTGACCCGTAACGCCGACCTTGAGCTTGAAGACGATCTGGAAGATCTGGCCTCGGCCCTGCGTGGTGAGCTGCTCAGCCGCCGGTTTGGCGACGGCGTGCGCCTTGAAGTTGCCGACAACTGCCCGGAAGAGCTGGTTCAGTTCCTGCTGAAGGAATTCGGTCTGACCGAGCGCGATCTTTACCAGGTCCATGGCCCGGTGAACCTGACCCGATTGATGGCGGTCGGAGGGCTGGTGGACCGTCCGGACCTCACCTATTCCGGTTTTTCGCCGTCGATTCCCAAGCTGATACGCAGCAAGGAATCGATGTTCGATGCCATTCGCAAGCGCCCGATTCTATTGTTGCACCCTTACGAAAATTTCAGCCCGGTCGTTGATCTGTTGCGCCAGGCCGCCAAGGATCCTCAGGTTCTGGCGATTCGCCAGACCCTATATCGGACGGGGGCAGACTCGGAGATTGTCGAGGCGCTGGCGGATGCGGCCCGCCGCGGCAAGGAGGTTACCGCGGTTATCGAGTTACGGGCGCGGTTCAGTGAGGCCGAGAACCTCGAGCTGGCCAGTCGGCTGCAGGAAGCGGGCGTGATCGTGGTATACGGCGTGGTTGGTTACAAAACCCACGCCAAGATGATTCTGATTGTGAGGCGTGAGGAGGGACGGCTGCGCCGCTATGTGCACCTGGGCACCGGTAACTACCATGCCGGTAACGCCCGTCTGTATACCGACTACAGCTTCATGACCTGCGATGAATCCATCAGCGACGACGTCAACAAGCTGTTCCAGCAGCTTACCGGCATGGGTAAGGCCCTGAAGATCAAGAAGCTGTTCCATGCGCCCTTCACCCTGCATGCCCGGCTCTTGAGCCTGATTGATCGGGAAGCAGGCTTTGGCGAGAAAGGCCGGATTATTCTCAAGTTCAATGCATTGACGGAAATCCAGCTGATCAAGGCGCTTTACCGGGCTTCACAGGCCGGTGTAAAAATCGATCTGATCATCCGCGGCATCTGTTGTCTGCGTCCGGAAGTGCCGGGCCTCTCGGAGAATATTCGGGTGAGGTCGATCATTGGCCGCTTCCTGGAGCACACCCGTGTCTACTACTTTGGCAACAATGGCCGCCCGGATGTGTACTGTTCCAGTGCCGATGGTATGGAACGGAACCTGCTCAGCCGGGTGGAAACCGCTTTCCCCCTGGACGATCCTGATCTCGCTGCCCGGGTCAGAGAAGATCTGGATACCTACCTGGCCGACAATTGCCAGTCTTGGGTACTGCAACCGGACGGTAGTTATATTCAGAACCAGCCTGCAGAAGGTGAAGAGCGCCTTGCCTCACAATTGGTGTTGCTTGAACGGCTGACCGGAAAAACCTGA